One genomic segment of Ictalurus punctatus breed USDA103 chromosome 4, Coco_2.0, whole genome shotgun sequence includes these proteins:
- the mlc1 gene encoding membrane protein MLC1 isoform X2: MMQREDESAREEFSYTHIPTLERASGGGTLSRRLDRERDRVERDSYIVDVRASDLELDQAEPLHPCFSYRAWLYSILIGCSLLITAGFSLYLGNVFPDAMDYLRCAAGASIPAAVVSFAIATNWRVAVSDFQLVYVSTFAVTTTCLVWFGCKLVLSPSAVNINFNLILLTLLEALMASTVILSARSVEDCCSHSKQLYDGPVAVIPPKFPSRLLKAYSVIEVIIGISAVFGGIIALNIDALLPGPYVSVTFFWILVACFPSAIASHVVSEYPSKCLVETLIAISSVTSPLLFSSSGFLSNSVLSFIEIFQHEVPTAKQSYDILLLILMVLLLVQAGLTLATVVHCASYKGQLRIGSPEWDDSPHLEPHQCEGSNGTLREFDKEKAWKAVVVQMAQ; the protein is encoded by the exons ATGATGCAGAGGGAGGACGAGTCTGCACGGGAGGAGTTTAGCTACACTCATATCCCCACCCTGGAGCGAGCAAGTGGGGGGGGCACGCTGAGTCGACGGCTGGACCGTGAGAGGGACAGAGTGGAAAGGGACAGCTACATAGTGGACGTGAGAGCCAGTGATTTGGAGCTGGACCAGGCTGAGCCGTTACACCCCTGTTTCAGCTACAGAGCCTGGCTCTACAGCATCCTCATAGGG TGTAGTCTCCTGATCACAGCGGGTTTCTCTCTCTACCTGGGTAATGTGTTTCCTGATGCGATGGACTACTTGCGCTGTGCAGCTGGAGCG AGTATCCCAGCTGCAGTTGTGAGCTTTGCCATCGCCACAAACTGGCGAGTTGCA GTGTCTGATTTTCAACTGGTGTATGTGTCCACATTTGCTGTGACAACCACATGCCTGGTATGGTTCGGCTGCAAGCTGGTTCTTAGCCCATCCGCCGTCAAT ATCAACTTTAACCTGATCCTTCTTACTCTGCTGGAAGCCCTCATGGCCAGCACTGTCATCCTGTCAGCTCGCTCTGTAGAGGACTGCTGCAGTCAcagcaag cAATTATATGATGGTCCTGTTGCTGTGATTCCACCTAAATTCCCTTCACGTCTTCTCAAGGCTTACTCT GTGATTGAGGTGATAATTGGGATCTCTGCAGTATTCGGTGGTATTATTGCTCTCAACATTGATGCTCTACTCCCGGGTCCCTACGTCTCTGTCACGTTCTTCTGGATTCTAGTGGCT TGTTTCCCGAGTGCCATAGCCAGTCATGTTGTGTCAGAATACCCCAGCAAGTGCCTG GTGGAGACATTGATTGCCATCAGCAGTGTCACATCACCACTGCTGTTCTCTTCCTCTGGCTTTTTGTCTAACAGTGTGTTGAGTTTTATTGAGATCTTCCAGCATGAGGTTCCCACAGCCAAG caATCATACGACATCCTCCTGTTGATTCTGATGGTGCTGCTGCTGGTTCAGGCAGGCCTGACACTGGCCACTGTGGTACACTGTGCCTCCTACAAGGGTCAACTGCGTATAGGATCACCAGAGTGGGATGACAGTCCACATCTGGAGCCACACCAGTGCGAG GGATCCAATGGCACACTGCGAGAGTTTGACAAAGAGAAGGCCTGGAAGGCGGTGGTAGTGCAAATGGCCCAGTGA
- the mlc1 gene encoding membrane protein MLC1 isoform X1: protein MMQREDESAREEFSYTHIPTLERASGGGTLSRRLDRERDRVERDSYIVDVRASDLELDQAEPLHPCFSYRAWLYSILIGCSLLITAGFSLYLGNVFPDAMDYLRCAAGASIPAAVVSFAIATNWRVAVSDFQLVYVSTFAVTTTCLVWFGCKLVLSPSAVNINFNLILLTLLEALMASTVILSARSVEDCCSHSKQLYDGPVAVIPPKFPSRLLKAYSVIEVIIGISAVFGGIIALNIDALLPGPYVSVTFFWILVACFPSAIASHVVSEYPSKCLVETLIAISSVTSPLLFSSSGFLSNSVLSFIEIFQHEVPTAKQSYDILLLILMVLLLVQAGLTLATVVHCASYKGQLRIGSPEWDDSPHLEPHQCEQQGSNGTLREFDKEKAWKAVVVQMAQ, encoded by the exons ATGATGCAGAGGGAGGACGAGTCTGCACGGGAGGAGTTTAGCTACACTCATATCCCCACCCTGGAGCGAGCAAGTGGGGGGGGCACGCTGAGTCGACGGCTGGACCGTGAGAGGGACAGAGTGGAAAGGGACAGCTACATAGTGGACGTGAGAGCCAGTGATTTGGAGCTGGACCAGGCTGAGCCGTTACACCCCTGTTTCAGCTACAGAGCCTGGCTCTACAGCATCCTCATAGGG TGTAGTCTCCTGATCACAGCGGGTTTCTCTCTCTACCTGGGTAATGTGTTTCCTGATGCGATGGACTACTTGCGCTGTGCAGCTGGAGCG AGTATCCCAGCTGCAGTTGTGAGCTTTGCCATCGCCACAAACTGGCGAGTTGCA GTGTCTGATTTTCAACTGGTGTATGTGTCCACATTTGCTGTGACAACCACATGCCTGGTATGGTTCGGCTGCAAGCTGGTTCTTAGCCCATCCGCCGTCAAT ATCAACTTTAACCTGATCCTTCTTACTCTGCTGGAAGCCCTCATGGCCAGCACTGTCATCCTGTCAGCTCGCTCTGTAGAGGACTGCTGCAGTCAcagcaag cAATTATATGATGGTCCTGTTGCTGTGATTCCACCTAAATTCCCTTCACGTCTTCTCAAGGCTTACTCT GTGATTGAGGTGATAATTGGGATCTCTGCAGTATTCGGTGGTATTATTGCTCTCAACATTGATGCTCTACTCCCGGGTCCCTACGTCTCTGTCACGTTCTTCTGGATTCTAGTGGCT TGTTTCCCGAGTGCCATAGCCAGTCATGTTGTGTCAGAATACCCCAGCAAGTGCCTG GTGGAGACATTGATTGCCATCAGCAGTGTCACATCACCACTGCTGTTCTCTTCCTCTGGCTTTTTGTCTAACAGTGTGTTGAGTTTTATTGAGATCTTCCAGCATGAGGTTCCCACAGCCAAG caATCATACGACATCCTCCTGTTGATTCTGATGGTGCTGCTGCTGGTTCAGGCAGGCCTGACACTGGCCACTGTGGTACACTGTGCCTCCTACAAGGGTCAACTGCGTATAGGATCACCAGAGTGGGATGACAGTCCACATCTGGAGCCACACCAGTGCGAG CAACAGGGATCCAATGGCACACTGCGAGAGTTTGACAAAGAGAAGGCCTGGAAGGCGGTGGTAGTGCAAATGGCCCAGTGA